DNA sequence from the Malus sylvestris chromosome 10, drMalSylv7.2, whole genome shotgun sequence genome:
AAAACCAAGGGTGAGGGCAGGaatcttcaccaaaaaaaaaagaggacgcaggaaaagaaaagaaaatgactgATTAAGAAATAAAGTAATCCAAAGTCCCGATCGCCAACCCATACAACTCACTTTCCAGCCGTTGGATTCCGACAAATCAACATCTGCATGGTCCAGGAAAGTGGAAACCGAACATACTTGTcacaatccaacggtccaaaatCCCCAAATCACATCTTAAATCTAATGCTTGTACATGTTCATACCCAATCACACCTCACTCTGCTGAGAGCTCACTTTTGGTTAACTGTTAAGTCAAAACAATCAGTGAGAACATCACAAAATCATAAGATTCAAGAAGCTAAATCTGCTATATCCAAAATCTTAAAAACCCAAATCTCCAGTTCCCAAAAAGATCCAgaaatcgagagagagagagagagagagagaggagagagagagatcaaaaCCCAGGAGAAACAGAGGGTGAAGCAAATGGGAGTGACAATGGGTCTGAATCTGCTGCTGCTGATGGCTATGGTGGCCACCAACATACTCTCACTCTACCACCTCTCCTCCACTCTCCAAACCCCAAAACCCCCAACTCCCCAGCCAGTCCCTGACCACCTTCTCCACCAGCTCCACACATTACGCGCCACCATCAACCACCTCACGCGCGACCACCCTTCCCCATCAACCGCCACCGCCAAAACAACCAAACCCGACATCCCCTCAGATCTCCTCCTCTACTCTCAGCTCTCCCCCATCGCCTCCTCCTGCCACAACCACCCTGACCTCGTCCACAAGTACATGACCTACACCCCCTTCTCTCTCTGCCCACTCGACTCCGACCTTGCCGAGGCACTCATTCTCCGCGGCTGCCACCCGCTCCCCCGCCGCCGATGCTTCACAAGAACCCCACCAAAACCCACTTCTTCtctccccctgaatccgtttccTCCTTCGCTTCCGGACTCCAATGTCTTGTGGGACAAGTATTCCTGCAAAAGCTTCAGCTGCCTCGGCGGCAAAAACCCCAACTTGGGCTTCGACCTGCCTCACGAAGTGTCCAATTTCATGAGTTTCAAGTCGGAGCTCGACCTCCCAATCCCTCAGCTCTTCCAAATCGCCAAAGCCGCCAACTCGGTCCTCCGTCTCGGCGTCGACATCGGCGGCGGAACTGGGACTTTCGCGGCGAGGATGAAGCTCTACAATGTCACCGTTGTCACGACCACGATGAACCTTGGAATCCCCAACAATGAGGCGGTGGCGCTGAGAGGGTTGGTCCCAATTCACGCGCCGCTGCAGCAGCGGTTGCCAATGTTCGACGGGGTGTTGGATCTGGTGCGTTGCGGGCACGCCGTGAACCGGTGGATACCGGCGACGGCATTGGAGTTTTTGCTGTTTGATGCGGATAGAGTGTTGAGGGGAGGAGGGTACTTGTGGTTGGATAAATTTTTCAGCAAAGGGGTGGATCTTGAGAAGGTTTTTGGACCGTTGATTGGGAAATTGGGGTACAGGAAGGTGAAGTGGGCTACTGCAAATAAGAACGATTCCGGCGGGATCAAGAATGGTGAGGTTTACTTGTCTGCTCTGCTCCAAAAACCTGTCTCGAAATGAGGTTGCAATTTGAGGTACTAATGTGCTATTTATTTCCCAGTTTGTTCCTTGAATCTGCAATTTTTGGTATAAACTGATTAGTGCAATTAGTTGGATCTAGCATTTGTTGGTGGTTAATTACTTTGTAGCTACAATGTCAGCTGAATATAAAGTGCACTCGAATTAAGTAGATTGAGAATCGCGTCGCTGTCTTAGAACTCGtttgaatgtgcttttaaagaaaatgtttttttggtttcaaaagcacttaaactgctttctgcaagaagcaccggttttgtgcttcttccaggaagcactttaagtgcttttcagaatttacttgcatttttacttaggattggttccaaaaacattttcatcaaaagcgctttcaatcattttaaaagtacattcaAACAAACACTTAGTTTGGTTTGAAGTTTTGCGCATTATTTGCAGGTCCTAAATATGATTGTTTCGTCTCTGATATGTTTTGCGTGATCTGGTTGTGGCATTCATGTCTTTGTTGGACAAAGTTCTATGAGATCTTAATACGAACCAGAGCCAGTCACGTTAGTTCTTTCGTTGCTATCATCTGGCATGGTGTTCCAGGAGGAACATGGCATTCGCCTTCGGTGTACATTGTCTTTAGGCCTCTTGAATTGCTGAGTGTTTGCTAGAATTTACTTTGTCTGTGAATAATCCAAGATGTGCTACCTGGTAAACCTTGCGTAAAATTTTCGGAGAGATGACATTGACAATCTGTTTAGCGTTCTACTGTAATGTAACGTCGTAAGCAGTAGTTTTAATCATATGTGAATCATACTCGACATTTTCTAAGTGCTCGGACGTGGTGGTGTTGGATCATCGCACCATCTGCACACGGTGATTCAAACTAAAGGGAACCTTAACTGGTATTTTTGTGCTTACTGACTGTAACTTACAATCTGACTGAGATGGGGTTTTGTGCTTGGGCTGCAGGCATTGCCGTCAATCGTTGCTGCTAACGAACATACACCTCTCCTGAGAAGATGGGCGTCCTTCATCGAGCAATGAGACAGTATACCTACGTTCTCCGATCTAAAGCGAGTTACACCTCAAGCTACTTGTTAATGATGTAAACAATCGTCGAACGTCGCAAAATATGTAACGCTATCAAAGGTTCCCAAGGAGGGAGAAGCCGAAATTAGGCGCGTTCTCACCCTCAGTTAATGGTTTTTGGTAGGATTACTCTTGACTAATTGTAATATTTATTCCAATTAATTCTTCATAAATGAATCCGAAGAGCAATTATGCTTTCCGGTAGGCTTTAACACGTTACACGTGAAGTAGCTTTAAGTGTTGTGAAAAGCGTGGATTCCATGCACGAAAGGTTGGGGAAAAAAGCAAAGGAAAGtaggttattttttttttttgaacattaacgaaaagctttggtactatttattttaacgaaaaactaaatttttatattataaggtcaatcttggtactattcattttatcttttattttgtctttaaaactcaaaattttcaagcatttttgttgggaactttaacgaaaagctcatggtactgttcactttaacgaaaaaccacatttttacactaaaaagtcaatcctggtactattcactttactctttattttgtccttcatcattaaaactcaaagttttcaagcctttttcattagttttcctcattttttattagttttcctttgtttttttggttCAAATGCAATTCCTTGTACGGTCTTAGCAGCAACCACTACCAATTTCcaaagggatgtgatatccatacATCCTATTTTGCTTCTCatacacttttttaatttttagccgtcggatcagatgaattgaagaagatcaatgggcataaattatcaagggtgtgtgagaagtaaaatatggtgtgtggataacacaccccttTCTAAAATGCAATTCCTTGTACGGTCTTAGCACCAACCACCACCAAAGAAATTGGTTGAGAAAGAGGCCCTGCCTCCGGCCACCAGAGCAGCCGGAGCCCAGCAACTGTTGCGGCGGCTGATGCATTCAGTGCGTTTGTTGTAGATTCGATCAAGATATTTGTATCCTGGATTCAATCATGGATTCGAGAAGATACTCGTTTCCGTCGACATCTAGCCATTTTCTGACTTTTCCGGCAACAAGCTCTGAAAACGGTAGCGGTTTCAGAGACGACGGTAGCTTCAAGCAtaaaagcaaaattaaaaaGTTGGAACATGATATCTCTGTCATCACATCACAAAGAAAACGGTTGCTTCAAGTATTTCTTTCAGGCACACTtgctcaaagaaaaaagaaaaaagacagTATTACACAATCTCATACGACGCTTCACGTCACACCAGAGAGTCAGAGACGATGCCCTACTGAAGCTAGAAACTGGTTTTCCCATGGCAACATTTTCTCACACCGCTCCGACGGCTCAATCGGTAGCTTTCCGCCTCAGAAGGTGTTGCATGCTGATTCTGTTGATCTTAGCAGCAAGTATGAAGTCATTCTCAGTCAATCCACCTGCACAATGCATACCATGTCAAAAGCTAAATCTCATGTGCAATCAAATTTTCAAACGAATTGGCTCTTGAAGTAAATTGAACGACTTTCAGCGTTGTATTAAGGTGATCTCTAGCTGGAAAATATTTAGGTAACATTCGGAGTTCGGCTGGTAAGTTTCACTGAGGTAGAATTCCGTAACCAGTACCAGAACcagaaccaaaaccaaacagaaGTTTGAAATAAGTAACTGGACGAAGCTTCATGTATCATATGTTCACCTATTTTCCGCAAGGTAAAGCAAGAGTTGTACAATACTTTTATTTCCCAGAAGCTTTAATGGTGGTAGGAAAACTTCATTAGCAAAACGTTATATACACCGAGAGAAGGGGATGGAAAAACCTCACCTCTGCCCTCCAAGACGACCTAATGCATAATGGTTTTATTCAAGAAACATGTATAAATACGTGGTACCAATTAATTAATGGCGAATCCTTACCAACCGCATGTGTCCAAATCTCGACTGTTACATTGTTCCATCCAACTAGATGAAGATCTGGATGATGACCTGGAACATACACATTACGGTTTTCCATCTACATCAGACACATTCTATCTTATTTAAATTCTAATGCATTCTTCATACACGCGATAGCTACAACTTCATACACGTGATAGCTACAACTACTcatcagaaaacaaaaaaaaaagcttaaaaaTACCTTCTGCTTCTGCAACATCAGCTACGAGCTTAAGCATATCCAGTCCTTTTGTGAAGGTCTTAACTGTCCATGATCTTTTCAGTCTCAAAGCATCACCTTCACTCACCAAATTCCATCCGTCCACCTAAACCAAACATATTAATATTAAAGGAGAAACATACATGTGTGTGTAactgtgtatatatataggcGATAGTTAACTCTTTAATCGAAACCTTTGTGATTAATCCTTTTGCTGCTTGTTCAGTCATCGGTCGCATGTCCTTTGAGTCGCAAGACACGCACTTCTTTATTAACAAATCTAATGCCGCCAGAAAACAGtacaagataagaaaaatatgacTTCCCTGACAAACAAAGCTATGACAAAACCAGTATTACCAGATTTTGATATTGTAGAAAAAATAACatcaataaataatcaatgccGGTTATACTTGATAAGAAAACAACATTCATGGATATGCCCAGCAAATGGACAAGCAGGTTCCTTCCCTTTAATGAATAAGAGCTTCTATATTTTACCGGAAACCGTACAAGCTGATTAAGGAGGATAGACAGACACAGCAGAGATGAACCTACTAAGAAGTAAAGATTACACACCAGTTACCACAATTAAACATGGGAACAATTTGATACTTAGAACTTTTTCTCATAAAGGTCCTGGATCGATTAAGCAATATCTCAAAGCCGTAAACCAGGACAAGAGTATTTAGAATGGCCAACGCAATAAATCACAGAGGAATTGGGTATATGCATGAGTAGATAATTTAGTTTTTGGCCATGTGGATTAAGCTTTGCACACAAGAAAAAATTAGTCTTCCCAAGCTACTTCTCTTCCCGTAAGAAGGAGATAAAGCCGATGTCTAAAATTTCGTGAATGGATGCGTATGGAACAATGATGCCATAGTGGCTTCAATAGGATTATATCAAAGTAATAAGATGTTCTACCGCATGCTGGCACCCCAAGCTTACTTGAAAGGTTTTGTCACATAAATCGCAGTTCGGAGAGAAACTGCATTCGATTGTCAAACTGCAAAAACGACGAAAAGTCCAGTGC
Encoded proteins:
- the LOC126586150 gene encoding pterin-4-alpha-carbinolamine dehydratase 2, mitochondrial-like; translated protein: MSRLLQKVPLASAIQSFTGTHGRFVCQGSHIFLILYCFLAALDLLIKKCVSCDSKDMRPMTEQAAKGLITKVDGWNLVSEGDALRLKRSWTVKTFTKGLDMLKLVADVAEAEGHHPDLHLVGWNNVTVEIWTHAVGGLTENDFILAAKINRISMQHLLRRKATD
- the LOC126587338 gene encoding probable methyltransferase At1g29790; the protein is MGVTMGLNLLLLMAMVATNILSLYHLSSTLQTPKPPTPQPVPDHLLHQLHTLRATINHLTRDHPSPSTATAKTTKPDIPSDLLLYSQLSPIASSCHNHPDLVHKYMTYTPFSLCPLDSDLAEALILRGCHPLPRRRCFTRTPPKPTSSLPLNPFPPSLPDSNVLWDKYSCKSFSCLGGKNPNLGFDLPHEVSNFMSFKSELDLPIPQLFQIAKAANSVLRLGVDIGGGTGTFAARMKLYNVTVVTTTMNLGIPNNEAVALRGLVPIHAPLQQRLPMFDGVLDLVRCGHAVNRWIPATALEFLLFDADRVLRGGGYLWLDKFFSKGVDLEKVFGPLIGKLGYRKVKWATANKNDSGGIKNGEVYLSALLQKPVSK